The Cynocephalus volans isolate mCynVol1 chromosome 16, mCynVol1.pri, whole genome shotgun sequence DNA segment TACATGTGGTAGGAGGTATGGAtcatttattgttgttgttattattattattgcatacAGATGTACAATTCTTCTAGTAAAATTTGTTGGGAAAGACTCTGTTgtccactgaattgcctttgtaCCCTTTTCTAAAATTAGTTGTCTGCTTATATGTAGGTGTAtttctaaattctttattttgtcaCATGGGTTGATTTTCCCATTGTTACACCAAtactacactgttttgattactgtaacgTCATAACAATTCTTGCAATAATTGTAGCCTTGCAAATttagtattttccaaagatgttaTTGGCTATACTATGCCCTttctttgaatttccatatgaactttagaatgagtttgacaatttcttaaaaaaagaaaaaagtctgctATAActttgattgagattgcattgatCTACTGATCAATTTAGGTAGAACTGTCATCTTAACAATGTTGAGTCTTCTGATACATGAACAtaatatatctctccatttattagATCTTTAAttatcagcaatttttttttagttttcagtctTTCATACATTTTATCAGATGTTTCcctaagtgctttatattttgGAGGCTACTGTGAATAGATTTGTTTCCTATCATCAATTTTTGATTGTTTGATTTTATATCAGTTTACAAAAATACAATTGACTTTGTATATCAATCTTTTCTATCTTGCAATTTTGTAGAAATCACTtcttagttctagtagctttttttttttcagatttcataGGATTTTATACATAGATggtcatgtcacctgcaaatagaaTTTTGCatcatccttttaaaatttactttattaaaatattgagtTTATTTCACAGGTATATTTTTGTCTCCCCACCATCTACTATGTCTTATCATAACATTCCATACATACTTAAAACCAAGCAAAGTGTGGAGTTCCATCTTAAAAACTAAACAGGCATTTTTGGACAGCACATTCTTGTCAGCGGAACCTGAATGATATTTATCAAACACTGTAGGGTAATTCTCACTCTGCACTATAAAAAGGACAGCCAAATATCAACTGTTATGGCAATGAAGTAAGAAAATTTTAACCAActgtttaaactattttcttaGAGACTTCCTCCACTGCCAGAGATCTTGAATAGCCTCTTGGTCAGTCATCTGGAGGCAATTCTTCACATAACTGATGAACTTGGCTTCCACTTTGGGAAGAGAACCACCTTTTTCTATACTTGCTTGCATTTTTGCTTTAATGTCTTCTACAGAACTAGGTCCTTTTGGTGTTTTAGgagttttttcctgttttttgaagGATTCTCGGCCTTTTTATCTTGGTGTTGATGGTTTTGAGTCTTTTCCattcttgtttgatttttgtgCAATTTGGCTGGAGTATCTCATACAGATTTCTTCACTGGAGCTTttccttcagtttcctcctcctcatcatcgTCATCATTGTTATTGTCATCTTCATTGGCAGCAAGTTTTACCTTTTTCTGTGGAAGCTTGCTACCACTTCCAGGGGCAGATTGCTTTCCAGACATACTTAAGAATTTCACATCATCCTCCTCTTCATCTACTGATTCTGCATCTTTCTCCACAGCTACTAAGTGCTGTCCACTAATATGCACAGGCCCTGAGCCATACTTCAACCATAAGACAATAAGTGGCATTATCTCAAAACCCCCAAGGGAAACCATAGGCTGTACAGACATTTTCAAAGTTGCCAATGATAATTTAATTGGACTGCCCTCATAATTCATTGCCTCTGCTTCAACAATGTGCAATTCATCCTTTACACCAGCCCCCTAAACTGACTGTTCTTAAAGATAACTGGTGCTCATTTTCGTCATTATCTACCttaaagagagaatctttgtcaGCCTTTAGTTCACAATGGAAAAGAAGTTCTGGGGTCTCAGGGGGCTCATGTCCATGTCCATCAAATCTTCCATGGAGCGGTGGCATGCACTTAGGTGGGAGAGAaggcagacagagagaaaaaactaCTGCTCTGCAGAACAGCCATGCAGGACAGAATCACACTAGGGACTGCATCATCCTTTTCAATCTAATGTCTTCcacttatttttcttgcctaattgcatTGGTCAGCATTTCAAGTACAATGCTGAATTGAAGTGATGAGAGTAGATCTCCTTGTATTGTTTCTGATCTTAGCAAAGAAGCTTTTATTCAGTCACCATTAAATATACTGtttgctgtagttttctttaattGTGATGTCTTAGTCTTATTTTTGTATCAAGGTAATATTGGTCTCatagaacaaatttaaaaatattttatcatttaaaaaaatctatttttatttctatattgtaTACAATTAGTacgattttttcccccttaacatCTGGTAAAATTCACTAGTGCAGTTATCTGATTCTTGAGTTTTCTTTGTCAGGAGGTTTTAAACTACAAAGTTAATTTCCTCAATAAATACAGGGCTTTAGGTTATCTATTTCTCATTGAGCATTGGtatgttccaaaaaattgacCCATTTTATCTAGCTTATTGAATTTAATAACATAAAGTCATCTGTTatattcctcttttattttctgtataatttGTAGTATTTTCACCTCTTTTATTCTTGATATTAGTAATGTttatcctgtctttttttttccttgattagtTTAATAGATTTCAGTTTTATTGGTCttcttaaagaatcaactttggtttcactgaagttttaattattttcctgtaTTCTATTATTCCTGTATTCTTGTACCCATATGAtatagcaattccacttctgggtatatacccaagggaatcaaaatcatcatgttgaagggatacttgcactcccatttTATTTCAGCTGTATTTAcaaataaccaagagttggaaccaacctaaatgtccattgatggactactacataaggaaaatgtagtgtatttacacaatggaatactactctgctataaaaaaaagaaagaaagaaagaaatactgccatttgcagtaacatggatgaacttatgaaataagccaagcattGAAatgtaaataccacatgtcttcattcttaagtgggagctaaataaaaataaacagagaaagaaagaaagatacaacaatcataataatatattaaactttcaaaagcaaagaacagaacagaggttaccaaaagtgggaaaaggggagagggagaaggggtaagggaggaattggtaaagggccacaaaaaacgaatgcattatataatgttgaatatactaattatcctgatttaagcatcatatattgcacacaggtattgatattcaactctgtacccccacagatatgtacaatcaactatttcaactgaaaaaaaacccatcaggccaaaataaaaataaaaatgaataaatatgcaaCGCATACTCTCTCATTTTGCAATTGTTATCTACTTctctattttttagaaatttccaCGACATGTAACATCATCTAACATACTATATAGTTGTGattactgtttaatttctgtcTTGCCTTTGCTAAAATGTGAGCTCTATGAGGGAAGGGGTCTTTCTTATCTTGTTCATGAATGTATCCCAAAAGTACCTAGGAAAGTGATTGCTTCATAGTATGTACTCAATAACAGTTtgagtaaattaataaaaagtggataataaagcaaacaaacaaaaagaaatataatgatcTTATATCTGAAAAGTGTTAGTAAAGTAATTAATTTTTTCcctggtaatattctttgctctaaAATCTACTTTGTCTTATAATACTATACTTCAGTACTACTCCACtgttaagataaataaatactttttaaaattttatttcagattgtttattgctggtatatTAGAAATATAATGATCTTATATCAGACAAATCTCTATTAAAgtcataaatttttaaagtttgaagtGATCTTAGGACTATCTCACCCACCTGCTTCATTTTGCCACTAAGTGAGACTGGAGAGGGAAAGTTACTTTTCAATACCACATATCTGGTCATTAGAACTGTCCATACTTTCTGTTAAGTACTACTTGCTTAAACTTATCTCTCTTGATTTCCAGAACAATAATCTTTCCTCTCCAAGCATTGTTACCACAATGGGCCATTAACACAAAGTCCAAGATGGGATATTTATTGTGGAAATAGTTACATTTGTTATACAAATCTAACTTTGGTTCACCAACAATTTtgaatatctatttttcttctttctatatttacttgaatatataacaaatctGTTGTTTTGGAGTTTACTTAAGAAAgttcttctaaaataaaattctcattttgcattttaaataggATTTCTAAATGTTCATTTTGCactcatttttattaataaaataatatttgctgaGAACATAGGTTTAAGGGACAGTGAAAACACTGTATATCTTATTATacacattattatttatatatgctGTGTCATTTAATCCTATGTCATTTAGTGCTATGTCATTTAATAGACATAatgtttattctcattttacagatgaagaaactaaagatcAGAGTTCGATCAGGTAACTTGTTAAAACTGAACCCAGAATTTGAGAGCAACTCTTTTTAATTCCAAATTTGAGAGCAActcttttttaactctttttaaacTCCAAAACCACTAAGGCAGCATTTTCCAAACCTGTCTTCTTTGCCATATATGCATTTATCTGTGTGGATCcctgtttttaatttaaactgaCTCTCATtctatttaaatacatttatttaaaaatcattttcactTCTTTAGATGGAAATCAATATCACTTGTCATAATTAAAAGGtcacaaataaaaacagaatttaccTGCTAAATTCCATGTTTACTTGCTGAAgttctttttcattgttgttgaaAATCACGAGTAGCAAGTCATAAAAAATATGAAGACACATTTGAATCAAACTAAACATTTCCTTTATGTAACCAgaaggtcttttaaaaaatagaaaagggaatAGCTTTCTCATTAGGTAATCATTGTGCTCTGATGATCACGTAGCACTAAAAACTCATCTCTCACAAGATGAATATGAGTTCCACAGTTCACTAGATTTTAGGTAGGAGTGGCTTGAATAAAGATAAAGAGGTTTGAACAAGTTTGGGTATTACAGAATCCACAGAGGTTAGTAATTCCTAGAGTGGTAATTCTCAACCTTGGTAGTATGCAATTATCACCTTGAGAGTTTCAAACATGGACCAAAAAAATCAGAATAGTTGGGTTGGGGTGTCTActcatatatcttttaaaatttccccagGCAGTTCCAATGCTTAGGAAGAGTGGAACACCTCTATGACAAAATGTTTGTATGGGAGGATGGTGATGGGGGTAGCGATTGTGAGGAGTGGGCAGGCAGGAGAAAGCCCAGATCAATTAGCAACGCCTGCCCTGGATGTAAATAGGTGGAATGGTAAAAATATCACTATTACTTGCCATCTTATACAAATATAGGGCTAGAATATAAATTGTCTGTCAAGGCAGTTGGATGGATATTAGCTTGAAGAGCTGACAGAGCACTGACTCTCCCTTTCACTAAGAAAAAACACCTAGGATTTTCTGCCTCAGacttttttttggcttaaaaGCAATATGATATTTTCCTACAATTATAGGCATTcaatgcagattttaaaaatgcattttataatagCATATTTAAAGAAAGATCTAAATGACTTTTCCCAATACTTTACAATAGAATTGTGAAGTATTTTTGAAACAGCTTTAACAGAATTGCTGACTATAAATAGTTCCAGAAAAGAGATTCATAACCACTTCTTTCAGcaacatttcaaaatgtaatacaCACAATccaaatttgcatttgaaaataaatagaatgcaCAAGAAGAATCCGAATGTGAATTAATTCCTTAATAACACCCATTGTTTTGAAACAGTCCTAAGACTCATTTAAAATAAGACATCTTTCCTGTGAGTAACAAATTTGCACTCAGTCAAACTGTGCTATCTCACTAGCATTGGCCATGCTGCCACCATAATGATCTCATCTGGAAAACTGTAAGAAAAGAACTCAAAATCCAAATCTTCAAACTTGCTTAGAAGCGTGGagctggggaaaggagaactccAATCTTAACTGAAGAAAGACAGTGAAACGGAGAGGGTgcgaaaacaatttttaaatatcttagctattctaaagtaaaaataaatgctaaaataagACACTGTGTTATTTCAGGAAAAACTGAGATTTGGAGTTGTGTGACGTTGAGGAACTCATGGGGAAGAAAGTGGGACACAAAGGCTTCTCTGGGGCGAAGGACATTTGCAGCCCATCAGGACGCTTTCTGGCGTCTCCCACCGCCCCTCCGCCCCGAAGGTCCCCTGCCTCCGCCCCCGGCCCTGCCCCGGCTTCAGCGCCTGGCCAGTAGCCCGGATGGGCGGGGTGGCCTCGCAGATCACAGCGGCACAAACTCAGCGCCCCGGGACTCGAAGCGGCTCACTGGGCAGCTGCGTCTCTCAGCGTTTCTAGCTCTAGCCAAGAAGAGCGTCAAACTTGTGTCGATCTGTGGGGGGAGCGAGCGAGACCGCCGCCCGTCCTCCCTGCCCGCCGTTCCGCCGCCTCGCGGCAGGTTAGCCGTGGAGCGCGCACTGTCCGGCTGCTTCTCCTCGCCAGAACCTTCTCGGCAATGGAGCAGTCACGGTGTGGCAGCAGAGACGGCGGCGGGAGCGGCCGAGCCCAGCGCGCCCCAGGGCTGGTGGCGGCGCCCCCTCCGACCTCCTCCACAGCGCTGCCGGTACCCTCGGGGATACCCGTTCCCCCAGCTTTCCTGCGGCCGCCCAGCCTCTTCCTGcgagcagccgccgccgccgccgcgacCATGGGAAACGGGGGCTGCCCGCCGGCGACGGGGCTGGACAGGGGGGTGGGCGCGCTGGGCTGCGGCTACCCCCGGACGCCCAAGTGCGCGCGCTGTCGCAACCACGGCGTGGTGTCGGCGCTCAAGGGCCACAAGCGCTTCTGCCGCTGGCGGGACTGCGCGTGTGCCAAGTGCACCCTGATCGCCGAGCGCCAGCGCGTCATGGCCGCCCAGGTGGCGCTGCGCAGGCAGCAGGCGCAGGAGGAGAGCGAGGCCCGGGGGCTGCAGAGGCTCCTGGACCCTGGACCCGCCGGGCCCGGCCGTCTGGCGTCCGCACGCAGCGGCCGAACGGAGAATCCTCAGGCTGCGGGCGGCCCTGCGGCTGTGGCTGCGCTGGGACTGGGTGTCTTGAGACAGGCTAGCGGTCTGGCACCCCCGGCTTTTGAGGTTTTCCAGCAAGATTATGCAGAGAAAAAACAAGGTGAGTCGGGCTCTTGTTTGCTCGTTGCACAAGAAAGTGATTGTTCTGGAGAAACAGTTTAAAACGAGCAGCTGGAGGCAGGCAAGAGAAGTTGCTTAAAAGAAACACCTAAGTTCTGGAAGACTGCTCTAAAATATGGACGTTAATGAGGGTGTTAGAGATCCGTCACCTTCACTTTGGAACGGCTTACTGTTTGTTCCTTTAGATAATCGGATAAGATAATGAAAAAGTGAAGCGTGGGTGTTCACAGACGAGCAATTCGCCCCGGGAATGGAATTATTTACGCGCAAGTTGCTGTGACTTTCTCTGTGAGTAGAACTTCAAGCAGGCATTGAGAGAAAACCTTAGTGAGAGGTGCTGTGTTTCGAGCTTGCTCTGTGCTCTTTAAGCTATAAAACCAAAGTTAACCTGATATTGCGTGGGAACCTAGTGTTTGGGTGTGCAGTTCTTTACCCGTGCAGCAAACCTTTGGCGCCTGCTAGAAGTGGGGATGAGACTAAAATCTACCAAACCGTCTTGTTTTTCCTCCCTTGCCTTTAAATCTTCAAGCATTCTTCAACCCAACTGTTTGTCAACCTCCAAAAGTGTAGAAAGCACTAATATTTGAAGTTTTAGTTCTTTCCACAGGAAAGAAATTTAGGTTTTCCAGATTTTCGAAACCATTAGTGCAAATGTCAAATTTCAATATCGGAGATTTCTAATCCAAggagttttcattttttcctctatttaTTGACTGCAAATCAATTACCTTTATCTCCTGTGTTTAATAATATAAAACTATACCAAATCAGGTTTTCCTGTTAATGTAACTCCCATTGTATTTTAGAGAATTTCATATTCCTCAACAGGGCCTTCTagcaataaaaatatcatttcgATGTTTTTGTAAAAGTCCATGACAGGTTATATCATATGAAATTATGTGATAATGATACAATAAATTGTTAGAAACCTTCCCTGAATTGTGAAAATTGCAGATCTTAACAGATCACaggatgtatttttttaaaaagactatctcTGTATTGAAATGAAGCATATACCAGTTTGTGTTTGCCTATGCCAACTTTTTGCACATGTTCTAGTTTACCTCagtagacaaaatagactttaaacattTCTCATAAAAGATCAAGTAGGGCTGAAGAAAAAAGTTATTAAGTGAAACTGCTATAAAAGAGTAGCAAAGGTTAGAACTACACTGATAGTGCAAGACAttgatttatgtaattttttttgtacTAAAGTGTTCTGTTTTATAGggctaattattttattttattctccgACCTCAGGTGACCCCCCTATGAAAAGCAAACCAATTTTTGAGAGGCTACTTCAATGGCTTTCTAAATTGACCACCTCCTCTTACGCAATATCCATGAACTGTAGTAAGGTAGTCTAtttaatttactcattcattagACAAAGACTAATAGTGATTCAGATGTGAGTAAGATTTTCCTACACAAGATTTTTCCTAGACTTTATGCTCAAAAGAAGGAAGACTATATATATCTAAAAATTACAATACAAAGCATAATATGCAAAGATAAatgcaatagaaataaaataagctaTAGAAGTTGAGAGAACTAAAAGGTAATGTAAATTGTATTACAGTATTTTAAAGAGGCCTTATTTTCTTAATAGTCTTATGCAATGGGTATTCCATTCCATAGATGGTACCATGAGTACAATATAGTGAGAATTATTTTATGCATAAATGGCTGTGCAGATAAAGCGTTGATATTTTACATGTTTGGGAGCATAGGTAGTGAATCATATttataagtaaaatgaaatgGAGAGGCAATGCCAATCTATCTCCACTTGGCAGGTATCATTAGAaagttttattgtattatttaaatttgaaaatgctAGAGAGTCTATAGTTTTTGCAGTAGCAATATACTTTCTTTCATCATATGTTTGATGTAGTGATAGTATTTTGACCCTCAAAGTGTTACATTACACACActtactttaattaaaaaataaactacagatATTTCTTTGGAATTTAAGACCGCTCCTTAAGAAAACTGGAGAAACACGAGAATATTGCAAATCATGGTTGCGAATCACTGATTTAggcaatatttattttgttatattcgTAAACTTTGTAGAAAAAGAAAGCTGGACAGAAATACTATGCATATCTCACTTGACAATTTGCCCTTTCAGAGATAAAATATATCTATAGGTaagaagaaatgtaaatcaaaataaaagttatCTAGTAAACGTGtgcattgttattattttcctgGTGTTAGCCTGGCAAAAAGGTATTAAAATGGTCTTGTTTTATTAATATGCTTAACTTgttgagatagaaaaaaaaaaagatttttgtgtaAAGACGCTTTTAGAAAATTGCCCTTAACATTGGAGGGGGGTTATGATTTGAAGTAAAAACCTAATATGCCATTTTTACAAGACACTTTGAAGATCCATATAGATTGAAACGGTgtggtttataattttcttttcaaaatactttggTCAAGCCATTTTCCTGAATTTcttagagatgaaaaagaaagtaCATATTTCATAAAGGATTATGAAAAAATAACAAGTCTGTATCATCTctcacataaaatgaaatattcaagCTCTAGTATGATTTGAAATTGATACAGCAGTAGTCATTATTAgtttaaatttgaaatgaaatgaattttttaacATTATTCAAATAACTTAATTGGAACCTGAAATATGAGCATAAAAACCAGTTACTGAAATTTAGATTTAGTGATTAAATAGAATATTCATTTTCaaactaagattttattttatttcatttgtttgatTTCTTATCTAAACCTAatcattttatttagttctttttacaTAGTGTCATAGTGGGGAAAAACTCACTTAAGTAACAACAAAACTTGGGTGACATTTAGGAAATTCCCAAACCACCACTATGGGGCAGACAGTGTGCAATATTGGTGTTATGTTTTGGGTAAACACTTTTGGATAAAAATAGACTCTCATTTTCTGAGTCCTAAATACTACCACATTTATATACTGTATATCTTTGTGATCCTGAAATGACAtaagaaatagtattttttttcgCCACTATTCTAGCACTTGCATTTctgaatgatcttttaaatttgaattattcattaaaatgccttagaatgaataaatattccTAATATTTTATGAGTGAATGGATTATTTTGTCTAGCATTATTTTTGAGTGGATAGTGCTATGTTTTGGTAAGTTTTccctatatttgattttttttctttttgtcctgtcTAGAACAAAAAGAGAGTGAGTGTGACTCATGCCAGAGTGGACAAGAAGAACCGCCTTCCAAATCCCATCAACTTTCTCTGGTATCATCTCCTACGTCTAATGGTGTCATTGGGAAACAAAGCATCAGATCATCTATTTTAGAATACTCAAACAAGCATGATAGCATCCTGTCTCCTCACCCTGAAGAACAATCAGGAGGTGAAGAGAGTCCCAGATCTTTATCATCTTCTGATCTGGAATCAGGAAATGAAAGTGAATGGGCCAAAGACTTTGCTGCTACCAGAGCCAGCCTTCCCACAGTGTCCTCAAGACCGAGAGACCCTCTTGATATCCTTACCAAGATTTTCCCAAGTTACAGGCGCAGCCAGCTAGAAGACATTCTACAGTTCTGCAAAGGAGATGTGGTTCAAGCCATTGAACAGGTTTTAAATGGGAAAGAATACAAGCCAGACCCCAGAGACGTAGCAAGCACAAGAGAATTGGAAAATACAGCTTTTCAGAGAGCTTCGAATTTTAGTCTAGCTGGAATTGGTTTTCGAACTCTACCTAATAAATCagctttctctcctcttcaaacCACATCTGCTCCTTATGGAGGTGATTCGGGTCTCTACAACTTACATCCTAGATTAGGTATCAGTCCATTACGGCTGGCATATTCTTCTCCAGGAAGAGGACTATCTGGTTTTGTGTCACCCTACCTAACACCTGGGTTGGTGCCAGCATTGCCTTTTCGGCCAACTTTGAATTATGCCTTTTCAGGGATGATTAGGGATTCTTCCTACTTTCCCAGTAAAGACTCTATAACTAGCGGTAGACTGTATTCCAGACTGAATCAGGACAGTCTGTAATAAATCTACCCATTCTTCCTTTCTGGAGTATGTCTAGAAGCATGcaatacacacgcacacacacacacacacacacacacatgcacccttATTGATGTACCTGAATATGTGTGTGAGTGGATTACCAGGCCTTagaaatgctattatttttttttacaagcaaTATAATAGACATTAGATCTGAAGACTCTTTTTTAGcatttaagtgaaagaagcattTGAACGTTATATGTGCCTTGGCTAAAgctatttcaagaattttttttactttaaactaAGAAATTTTCTCTCTAAGTTATCTTTTGTGAAATTCctattttaaaactatacttgtttttattttattgaaaagtgGGTCTTATAGTTGTAAAATACATCTCTAAGTGTAAAGCAAATCAGCATAATATAAAATGAACTAAAAGGAAGAATTGAAAAATTGAGGTAATTCCAagtagttattattttaaaattttttcttctgtttcttattcacaggagagaaaaaaaagttactaaaagtattttaaaatattttatttgcagtTAAATGATTAGTAATAAGTAAAACTTTTGAGAATTTTGGACTCCTTATACTTTTCTGAATgtcttatttttcattcttatttgccatttgtgaAAACAAGTGCAATTAAAAAAACGTCTCTTTAAAGTTAACGTTGTGAATTTACACAAAGGCCTGTGAAGTAAATCTTAGGAAATGAGACTGCGCCATCTTCTGTCCACTATCCTAATTGCAACTCAGTTCTAAAGAGTATGAATTGTTTGTTTCCTAATAGTTTAAGCTAAccattttttgaaataatcattTTGGATCATGCtacattaaaatttttgcatTGTAAAGTGCACATATACTGTGGataaggtttttaatttttcagtgtgCTCATGCCTGAATCTGGAAAAAGTATCCCTTTCCATATGTTTGGGACAAGAATATGGCAACCattcttaaaagtaaaaattttattcagaaaaCTAAAATAGCTGCTCAAATAAATGTTGACTGACTCTAGATAGGTGATGTTTAATGCATGGAAGAGACGTGAGACAAATAAGATTTCCAAAGGGAAAAAATTGCCATTAAATTTTAGAGGTATTCTTGAGATTTTAgaaatactttttgttttctatctgcAACATTTGAAAGCTATTTATTTCAGTCAGTGGAAAGTACCTGGGGAAACTGCTTACAAAACAACTTtgtgaaattttctttatatgtcGTGATTTTTTAGAAAGAACAGTATCTTCATTGTTGTTAGGAATAAATGGAAACCCAGGTGTGGTAAAAGATAATTGATTAATCAGATGGTATAAACAATTTGAGCAGCatgattcagtaaatatttctttaattatatgtatgtgtatgtgtataggcatatatgttatatatagaCATATACTAAAGCCCTACCAATTCTATTATCATGAAGGCTTTTCCATGAAGCCAATgagaatatatttctaaaacacatttaaaaaaaataataataaagcatatTTTGCTAGAAATTATCATATTAAATTACTGCAGAGTATCTGATGCTGATTTAGGATGTAAATATGTTTAATAGATTATGCATTAATTTTAATGGTGTGAATGTGAGAAAGCAGATcctgtaaaattttaaagtattcaatgttcatttattataaaaactgTCTTAATTCTAAGCCTAAATCATAGTACAATATATGGCAAGTAGTTGATGTTCAATTTATATATGCAGAGTAAAGAAATCATTTTGGATAAAAGTTCTCTTTGAGACTCTGATAAAGCCAAAAACTCTACAAAATGGCCTAGAGGCACACAGTTCTGTACATGATCTCATGGGGTTCTTCCATCTCCTTAATGCTGTTCAGGTTAGAATCCTTGGTgatttttatgttgtttctaTAGCATTAATTCACttattaaatactattttttttttaaagtcctagATCCTATAGAGGAAACCAAATGTAAAATATTGTGTTCTTTTGAACTGAAAAGAACATCCATTTTAGGcagtattcatttttttaaaaaataatcttataatCTTAAAACAAGTTAATTTGCATCGTGCTTTATATATTCcatatcttttataataattcGAGGACTTAACTAGTCTTAAAAAATAGGTCATTTGTGCAACCATTAAATGgtatgtgaggaaactgagcctcaacAGTAATATTATCCATTCCCAAGGTTAATAGTACGAGTCATCAGGAGTGGAGTTACTTACTTCAGCAAT contains these protein-coding regions:
- the DMRTA1 gene encoding doublesex- and mab-3-related transcription factor A1, encoding MEQSRCGSRDGGGSGRAQRAPGLVAAPPPTSSTALPVPSGIPVPPAFLRPPSLFLRAAAAAAATMGNGGCPPATGLDRGVGALGCGYPRTPKCARCRNHGVVSALKGHKRFCRWRDCACAKCTLIAERQRVMAAQVALRRQQAQEESEARGLQRLLDPGPAGPGRLASARSGRTENPQAAGGPAAVAALGLGVLRQASGLAPPAFEVFQQDYAEKKQEQKESECDSCQSGQEEPPSKSHQLSLVSSPTSNGVIGKQSIRSSILEYSNKHDSILSPHPEEQSGGEESPRSLSSSDLESGNESEWAKDFAATRASLPTVSSRPRDPLDILTKIFPSYRRSQLEDILQFCKGDVVQAIEQVLNGKEYKPDPRDVASTRELENTAFQRASNFSLAGIGFRTLPNKSAFSPLQTTSAPYGGDSGLYNLHPRLGISPLRLAYSSPGRGLSGFVSPYLTPGLVPALPFRPTLNYAFSGMIRDSSYFPSKDSITSGRLYSRLNQDSL